Sequence from the Nocardia cyriacigeorgica GUH-2 genome:
TCATCCGCGACGGCAACCGGGCCAAGAACCATCTGCTCGAGGCCAACCTGCGTCTGGTGGTCTCGCTGGCCAAGCGCTACACCGGTCGCGGTATGGCGTTCCTGGACCTGATCCAGGAGGGCAATCTCGGTCTGATCCGCGCGGTGGAGAAGTTCGACTACACCAAGGGCTACAAGTTCTCCACCTACGCCACCTGGTGGATCCGGCAGGCCATCACCCGCGCCATGGCCGACCAGGCCCGCACCATCCGTATCCCGGTGCACATGGTCGAGGTCATCAACAAGCTCGGTCGCATCCAGCGCGAGCTGCTCCAGGATCTGGGCCGTGAGCCCACCCCGGAGGAGCTGGCCAAGGAAATGGACATCACGCCGGAGAAGGTGCTGGAGATCCAGCAGTACGCGCGTGAGCCCATCTCGCTGGACCAGACCATCGGCGACGAGGGCGACAGCCAGCTCGGTGATTTCATCGAAGACTCCGAAGCCGTCGTCGCGGTCGACGCGGTGAGCTTCACGCTGCTGCAGGATCAGCTGCAGTCGGTGCTGGAGACGCTGTCCGAGCGTGAGGCGGGTGTGGTCCGGCTGCGCTTCGGCCTGACCGACGGTCAGCCGCGCACCCTCGACGAGATCGGCCAGGTGTACGGGGTCACCCGTGAACGCATCCGCCAGATCGAGTCCAAGACCATGAGCAAGCTGCGTCACCCCAGCCGCTCGCAGGTCCTGCGCGACTACCTGGACTAGGTCCTTCGACCACGGCCCGCGTGCCGCCCACTCGGGGTGCGCGCGGGCCGTTGTCGTCGGCGGGGTCAGTCGCGGGTGGGCCAGTACTGGGCCGGGCGGCGTGACCGGGTGGTGCGGGCCTCCGATTCCCCGGCCTCGGTCATGGCCAGGTGCAGCAGCAGCACGACGGTCACCATGCTGACCCCGACGGTCAGCGGAGTCAGCAGTTGCGCCGCGCCCGCGCCGGACGGTTGATGCGCGTGCGCGACGTGCTGCACGCGCATGGCGAACATGCCGGTGTAGTGCATGCCCGACACCGCAACACCCATGACGGCCGCCGCGCCGACGGTGGCCAGCGTGCCGCGCACATGCAGGGTGAACCACAGCGCCGCCGTCGCGGCGATCACCGCGATCACGATGGAGACCGCGACGATCCAGCCGTTGTAGTCGAGGGCCGCATCGGATTTCATCGCGTACATGCCGCAGTAATGCATGGTGCCGACGCCCGCGCCGGTGATCGCCCCGCCCAGCAGCAGCGCGCCCGGCCCCCAGTCGCGCCGTTGCGCCACCCCGATCCCGATCCACACCACCAGCATCGCGATGAGCGCGCTGATCAGGGTGAGCGGCACATTGTACCGGATCGAGGCGCCGTCGATGGTGAAGCCGAGCATGGCGATGAAATGCATGACCCAGATGCCGGTACCTCCGATGGCCACCGCCGCCGCGACCATCCAGCCGTCGCGTAGTGAGTTCGACCGGGCCCGGGCCATGCAGCGTAGCCCTAGCAATGATCCGGTGAACGACATGAGGTAGGCGACGACGGGCGTGAGCCACCCGTAGCTGAAATGATCGATCGTGGGCACACGAGCTCCCTAGCTAGCTGAGCTCGGACCATGGGTCAGCATGATCCGAGCCTTCGATGAACAAGGATCCGCAGGTAGGGAATTTACAGTACTAGTTTCCTTTTAAACAGGATGGCATTCAACCGAAGAATGGGATGCCTGGTACTGCCGACTCGGCGCGCACAGGTGCCGCCGCTGGCGATCCTCCACCCACCGCGTGCGCGGGGTCTACCGGGTGTCCCACGCACGCCACCGGCAACCCACCGGCGCCGTCCCGCTGCGTCGCCGTCCCGCTGCGTCGCCGTCCTGCTGCGTCGCCGTCCCGCTGCGTCGCCGTCCCGCTGCGTCGCCGTCCCGCTGCGTCGCCATCCCGCTGTGTCGCCATCCCGCTGTGTCGCGGTGCGCGCCGACGCCGTCCGCAACCGTCAGCTGCCCGAGACCGATCGCCTGCGACTGGTTGTTGCCCAGCTCGATTGCGGGCACCGCCGCGAGAACCGGGCCGCCGGGTCCGGCCGGTGCCGGGTCGCGGCGCGCCGGGGGCGGTGCCGGCCGTGCGGGTCAGCCGTGTGCGCGAGTCAACGGATCGTGCTCGGCCGCGGTCAGATCAGCGCCGGACAGGTCCTTCAGGTCGACTCCCGAACGCCCCAACCGCCGCGCCCCGGCGATCAGGCCCGCGACGACGCGGGCGGCCTGCCCATAGCCGAGCCCGTTCCGATGAATGTTGGACACGCAGTTGCGCTCGGCATCGGTGCGGCCGGGACGCGGGCGGTGGGTGAGGTAGATGCCGAGGCTGTCGGCGACCGAGAGGCCGGGCCGTTCACCGATGAGCACGAGCACCGTGTCGACGCCCAGCGCCGTGGCGATATGGTCGCCGAGCGCGACCCGGGCCT
This genomic interval carries:
- a CDS encoding MHYT domain-containing protein: MPTIDHFSYGWLTPVVAYLMSFTGSLLGLRCMARARSNSLRDGWMVAAAVAIGGTGIWVMHFIAMLGFTIDGASIRYNVPLTLISALIAMLVVWIGIGVAQRRDWGPGALLLGGAITGAGVGTMHYCGMYAMKSDAALDYNGWIVAVSIVIAVIAATAALWFTLHVRGTLATVGAAAVMGVAVSGMHYTGMFAMRVQHVAHAHQPSGAGAAQLLTPLTVGVSMVTVVLLLHLAMTEAGESEARTTRSRRPAQYWPTRD
- a CDS encoding RNA polymerase sigma factor, giving the protein MVATNTRQTAESADADSADVTEARPVRKAAAKKAPAKKAAAKKAPAKKAAAKKAPAKKAAAKKATAKSKDAEENLDDESLDVEDLGDLEVSEDDLTDEGEDLVEEVAEEAEEEAAEEPSAADKASGDFVWDEEESEALRQARKDAELTASADSVRAYLKQIGKVALLNAEEEVELAKRIEAGLFAAEKMREFAEQGEKLPVAVRRDFNWIIRDGNRAKNHLLEANLRLVVSLAKRYTGRGMAFLDLIQEGNLGLIRAVEKFDYTKGYKFSTYATWWIRQAITRAMADQARTIRIPVHMVEVINKLGRIQRELLQDLGREPTPEELAKEMDITPEKVLEIQQYAREPISLDQTIGDEGDSQLGDFIEDSEAVVAVDAVSFTLLQDQLQSVLETLSEREAGVVRLRFGLTDGQPRTLDEIGQVYGVTRERIRQIESKTMSKLRHPSRSQVLRDYLD